ctccaCAGATTATAAATTTATTGGATTAAATTAATACTCCCTCCGGATacaaatatagatcgttttagcTTTTTCTATTATTACAAATATAAGTTGTTATACCATTACAAAATAACTTTAACCTATTTATTTCACTTTTGCCCTTGCTTAATTTCTGTTTGGCTAGGTGCTCTTACTATGTCTCTGTTCAGACTCTCACCTACCTGCTCTAACGGAGTCCTCAAATTAGCatttttcagtgctacagtactttgcggtctACTGTAGCACGAGAaaggagatgctgtaatagtattttgaggatgaaaatttgatacagctgttggagatgatctaatcAATTAGACTTCCCCACGCTCAGTCTTTTTATACCGGACCTTTACTGATAGCCCCTCTTTAACTCTAGTATTAGTACGAGCTCACCATGAAGAGAGGTACTAGTAGCTCCACAACCTCTAATCTGTGCAACAACTCTCAGTGTTTGTGCTTGttaatttcttctttttttcagcGGCAAATAAGATAAAATAGAAATGCAACACTAAACTTTTGCAGGAGTTCATAGTAGTACAACGTTTATCACGCGTCATCTGAATTTAAATAACCTAGTGTAGCTTGATACAAATCAGTATCACAAGAAAGTTGCACGGGAAGACGACCAAGCCTTTCCAGTTCATCTTTTCCCATATGTGGAATTTTGTAACGATTACCTCCTCTGCATTTCATGATCTCCATCATGCATGATTGTAAAGTTAGGAAAAATGTGTTGATCTTTGGGTATTCATAGTCACTGAAGTGTCTTGTGATTGATGCCTAACTTCTTATATAGTGTTTGTAAATGTGTCTGTCACTAAAGAGAATGTCAGCAACTTGGAAAAGATCAACTTAAACTCTGTTGCGACCGCACGTACTTGTTTTTTATGGTACACATCTACATCAATCCCATCTGCATCCTTCACATGCTTCCAAATCCTTTGTACTGTTCTCAGAGATACAAAAATAAAGAAGCAACTTCATGAGTCGTGTTTCGCCGTAATTTTCCATTCAAACTTGTCTCAAGCAAAGCATGTGGTATATTGCTCTTCTCTGGTCATTTGATAGGAATTGTCTGGTGTCTCTTCGTTCTCAATAATGACAAGAAAAGGAACCCACAAGATTACATGCATCAATCTGGTTAACggataaaaaaaagaacactGAATGCATATTCGGACCCTTGTTGTACCAACCTGGAGAAGTAGAAGCATTTTTCTCCATCTTGGTTAGTTTTAGGAAAAGCATTTTTCTAGTCCTTTGCTCTTCATCTAGCTTCcctttgttttcttctctaGTTTGCTCGTGCTTTAACCGTGTAATCTCTCTTCTTCCGAGCTGAGCTGCGCTTGTGTAGTTACAGGCTTGTGCAACCAGCTGTTCTTCTTGGCCTGTATGTTCTGCAGTATGTTTCTTACATACTGGATAAACTCTCTCCTCCTTAATTAAAAAAGCCTTTTTTTgggatctttcaaaaaaaaaagttttaggaAACGCAGGAGTATCATCATTATCCTCAAACAGTATTGAGatatcctcaagatcatcaCCTATCATGAATGAATGAACAAGCTAAAAATACATCAACTATATCATCACTGACAAACATTGAATATTTGAAGGCAGTTGATCCCATATACCTGGAGCAGCAACTCCATCACTGTTATCTTCAAGCATGggctcatcttcttcaacttGCTCCCTGTTCAACTCAACACCACATCATGGCCTGGTGTTAATTTATCTTCAAGCTGATCAggcgagaggtttagataaggGCAAATCTTTCTCTAGAAGCCATATAGTGAATGACATCCTCCACAGTACGAGCATGCTTGTTTATAGAGTCAGGActagggttaaaaaaccgacggTAATCAAACAAAAATCACGATAACTGACCATCTTGGTTCgattcggtttcagaaaccgaacggtaaccgaatttgaattcaaaaaattgaaaaaaataaaaaaaaatctttaaaaaaaactagacacaattctaagaccttctgtgaaaaaaaaattcaaaaataatgtcgtttgcatcatattctatagggagtaagtttgaaaaaaatgaaaaaaattgaaccgTGCGgttcagttattaactcatgttaaggaaaagtttaacatgcaaacacatatttttcttgtgtaaaacgtatattaagaggatctttaaaattgatttcattttatttagagttttattaatttctctatgatttttacaaagttcacaagcataaagtgaatatgttaagaaacagcactgtaattaattttttcatgtctactattatttttcctatgtaaataatagtataaataaactaataaaagtggtttcactaatatttaaggtgtgatgggtcagttatgaattaatctagtcgcaacatatttacacaatcctgcatgttacaataactaattcatgagttcatgtatttttaaaagacataggatcatgtaagaagactaacaaaattagtttcatgatttttggattatcaaagagtaaactatgcatttaacttggtttaaaaaatacattttctcacagaaaattttgaacttttttatgagtataaatacttttataatgtagatcatgttacaaggaaactaaaaaaatttatttcacttgatttgaatctcagatgaattagttattgattttataagattgagataatttttaggttttttattgaatttcactaaaaatcgagaaaaccgctcgataaatctagaaaaccgagtggttaccgataatgcggaaaattcgagaaaactgctcaataaattgtaaaaatcgctcggtaaccagtccaaaccgaccggttactgagcggctaaaatcgcgatttttttcccaaatttcaaattttaccaaataatttttgtatgatttttttaattttcgacCGGTTATCGCGGTAACTGTGACTTTTCAGTTACCGCCaaagctcggtaaccgagcttcGATCGGTAAGTCGAACCCTGGTCAGGACTCCATCTAAGCTGTCTCTTGGCTCCAAAACCGAATTTTTCCCTTCACTTTGAAAGTTTTCTTGTTGGCTCTAAAATTACCCTTCCCTCCAATTAGTTTGGCGCTAGTTTTACTCCCTTCTATCCAGTTGGAGTTAGTTTTACTCTCTTCCCTCCAATTTACTTTCCTTGGTAACTAGTAAGCCAGTGAATGTTGCACTGCGTGGCGCTTGGGGCTTAGGCAGTTTAGACCATTCTTCTGCCTACTTAAACTGCGTGTTCAGATTAAAACGACATGTATTTGTATTCGAAGGGAGTATATTCTACATAAAATAGTTATCAAAGGTATATATCAAGACCATATTATGTCTAAAACGTTAAGTACTTTTAACCGGAGAGTACTAGGTTAATTAATACACGACTAATCAAATCATTCAATTTGATCTCTAACATCACCAAAGAGCCTTATCGTACGTCACTGCCTCGTCAACCTGACTTCCATCTGGTTGATTAATATACAGCTCATCATGATCTGAGTTGCAGTAACCAACACCTACTTGGTTAATTAATACACAACTAATGAAGGTTAGTCAAAAGCAGCCCGACGAGGGCCGGCGAGCACTTGAACGGACGTCGGCCGCGCGAGCGAAACCGACGCCTAGGCCGCTCGAGAAACAAGAACTGCAGCTCAGCGAATATGTGCCTCGAAATCTATGGCGTATTTTGCCGTTGTACTTTCGGCGATGCACAGCCTGGGCCTGACTAGGGATAGGAGTGGGTCGGATCAGGTTGGGTTAGATCCCGTCAGTTTTAGATCTGGTAGGAGAGGTAAGTTTGCTTCATGGATTATTGGGTAAGAACCCAATTCATGTTGGATCCAGGACCGTGACTTAATTTGCATCTGTAGTGCTCCACGGATTCTGATTTTAAGTTGGGTTTAGGATATCCGCTCCTCTATCTTCTCTGTGTAGCTCTTGTGAGGCACTCCTCCCCGGTTCCCCTTGCTCGCGGTCGGCGACCTACATCACCATCAGGTTTTGGGTCTTTTATCGGGTCTTAGGTCCCGTCGAGATCGGGACTCGAGTGATTTTACATCTGGTAAAAATTTAAGAGACAGGTTGAGTTTGATATCTCGAATTTTAGGTAAGATGTACTCTCGTTTTATCCATACCGATCTAACCCGTTGTCATCATAAGTCTGGCTGAAGCAAATAACTGTACTAGATTTTTTTGGACTTGAAGAGCGAGCAGATTCTCTGACCTCATCATCGTACCACTTGGTGGTTCACGCATGGTGCTGCTACCTGACTCCGGTTGGAATTGGAGACATATCAACTGCCTGCCTGCCTTTTCTTCGCGTAATCGGAAGGTATTCTGAGCTAATGGTACAATCAGATGACAGGGTTGATATGCAGAATTAAAGCTTGACTACTAGTATGATTTAGTAACCACTCTTGTCTTTGTTCAGAGCAAGTAGTAGTAGCCTAAATTGATCCAAAGAGGAACGGGTAGATTGATATGGAACATGCATGTAACCTAGCTAGCTTGTCTGTTGTTGCCCACTCTAACTAGTACTAATAAATAATCTAGACTGATACTTGTCGCCTATTGGTGGCAGTGGCTGATTAGTTCTAATAATCTCGTGCTCCTTATATTAACTGGAGCATACCTTGTTTAACCAAGAACAACAAGCGTGCAAAGCACGGGCAGGCGCAAAATGCTCCATCTGGCAACAAGTATTCCTGCCTCCTGTTACCAATGACAGTATAGTATATAGGCAAGTACGGACATGCGTACGTTCAGAAAAGTTTCGAGTGGTCCATGGTTGGTGACTAATAACATCTCAGTTAGTCAAAAAGATGGACAGAATGAAGGACAGATCACTGCTCTTTTTTTTAGTGATTAGTGATGAAAGCAAAAGCACATCTGTCTAATTGAACATCGTTGATAATTAGAGTAGTATAAAATTCGGTATTTCTTGGAAACGGAATGTGGCAAGCTGGTAATTATATCACATCTGCAAGGCCTAACCACACGGCCCTGAGAGCCAAACCGAAAGTCGACACGGCACCGCCTCAGGACACGACCGTGCGTCCCCGCCGTCAGATTCCGCGGGCCCCGCATCCTGGGCCCACGGGATGCATCTCTGCGCACTACAGTCACCGGAATCTCGTACTACTCTCCTGGGGCCCACCCGAAGGGCCTTCTCTCGCATCGCCACGCAGGCGGGGTAGGAAAGAACCCGGTGCGGGAATCCGCGAGGACGGCGACAGCGCCGCCGGGGCCAAGATTCCTGCCGTTGGATCGACCGTTAGGTGGGCACGTGTCGACCCCTGAGGATGGCCGGGGTTTGGACTTTTTTTGACCTCTACTCTAGCGGTACAAGTTATAGTATCTAATGGTACATCTTACACATATACTAACTCACACTTCTAAGATATATGTTAGACCTACGCCTATATACATATCTGTTAAAAAGATTCACGAAACCCTTAGTTCCGCAAACGACGAGCATGCCATTATCCTATCGTCGTCCAAAGACGTTGAAGGTCGatttgaaattatttgaggGACAAACCTTGGTGAGACACCCAAGAAACATCCTAAGGATCGGATGGATCTGGGCGGGCAGTGTGCCTCATTGGCAACGCAACCACTAGGCTATACACCTGTTCTCATCGGGGTTTAGACTTAGGGGCGTAGATCAATGTCAAGGGAAGGGAGAGACTGCTTGCTAGTGCTGTAGCTTTTTTATTCAGATATATGAATCCGAGTCAGATTTTGACGTAGGTGTCATATTCATATAACACTACTTGCTAGTGCTGTAGCTTTTTCTGATTATTTGTGGCTAATTCTTTTCTCCTGTTTTGGCGCATGAATCGCCACGATAGCTGCTTAGGGACGCGAGAGAGCATCATGTTAATTCTGGAGATTGGAATTCCACTCTCTTCTTTCGATGCTAATCGTGCGCGAACGTTATTGTTTGATGGTTTGATTTGGTTCTTGAGACCACGATTTCAATCATGTTATAGTGTGATTTAATGCATATTCATTTCTGTTAGAGCGCGCAACGGTGCGGTTTTGCGGCTAATTTTCTAACAATCTTATTTTCGTTGTACATTTGTAACCAACTTCCTAATTCGACATCTTAAACAAACACCTGTTTTGATCACAACTCACAAGCTAGCCCGATCACTTTTATAGTATATTTCGCATGACGACGTGCGATAGGATGGtatgcttaatttttttttccaagagCTATTTTAATATCTTTTCAAAAACCAATCATTTAGTGTAGCACTCCTTTTGTCTGTTTATGTAagacatatttttatttggaaaaaTGAAACTTCGTAAATTTTGACTAGCAATTAGTCAAAGTATAGTTATATTTTGAGTAAAAAGTTACATcgatagatttattttttaaagtgcTTTTGATATGAtgttaattttgtagcaattgataataaaaaattgatgatcAAAATCTACTTTTGAAGACTTTTTCATTTCAAAATCCGTCTTAGGATGGAGGAGTACGTATGTTAATTACCCAAAACTTGCATGGCCCAGCCATATTTTGTTATTAGGGCCAGTCCTGCATGACACAGCCTTCCGTGGGAAGTTGACGTGAGAGATTAACAAAACAGCTCGAATCATTCTTCCCAACCAATGCCAATTCCAGGAAGACTTTTAACGGGATTATTCTAATTTCTAAGAAAAGCCTAGTTCAACCATTTCTCTCCACTTTTCTCTTATCTCATTTCTCTCCATCGACAATGAGAAGGTAGAGGACCTTGAGCCTCCGCGTCATCTGAAGATCCGCCCCTGCACGCTTACGAGCAAGATTTACAAATTCGTTTGAGATCTGAAAATTAGGACCCAACGATTTTCCGTAATTCACGAATATCAAAAAATTCGACaagaattcaatcaaatttacttgatcaaatttataaatcgGAGACAAAATTCGGGTGAATCGACCATTTGTTAACCAACCGCATTTCCCGTATTTCATTTGTGAACGAAAACAACTCAAATTCCATCGAAAACTGTTcagttttatcaaatttcagtaaaattcaagaaaaatcaaaaaataacttaaccttgtaaaattgataactaattcatctgagcttaaaatcaaatgaaacaatttttttccttgtaatatgatctacatgataaaattatttatactcatgaaaaagttatatattttctatgagaaaatatatttgttaaacctagttaaatgtatagttaattctttgctaatccaaaaattatgaaactaatttttttaagttcatacatgatcctatgtcttttaaaaatacatgatatcatgaaataattattgtaacatgcatgattgagtaaatatgttacaattagattaattcataactatctcatcacacctcaaaaatagtgaaaccacttttattaatttacctatactatgctttatgtagaaaaaataatagtagatatgcaAACTTTAATTACagtattgtttcttaacatgttcactttatgcctataaactttgtaaaaatcatggagaaattaatataactctaaatgaagtgaaaccaatttcaTAGTTCCTCTTAAGGTACACCCTAcacaataaaatatatttttatatataagctttttcttaacatgagttaataaatagGCTACACGCTTcaaccattttctttttttcttaaactttctccctataaaatatgatgcaaatgatattattttttatttctttcacaGACAATTTTAGAATTGTCTTTAccatttttaggattttttatatttttgaatttttttaaattcaaattagaaAATCGATTGATTTTCGAATTCGGTGCGGATCGAATTAACCGAATATCGTGAATTTCAACCAAATATCGGTGAATTTTGGAACCCTGCTTACGAGTCGAAGCAACCTTGCATGGCCAAAGTTCATCGCGTGTCCAGGTTCAGAGCTCCCCTGGCTCGTGATACGTTTCTTCCAACTCTCGATCGCCTCATGTAATCTGTTGTTCAAGGCAACCGACTCGGTGGCTCAAATAAACTATTCCAATCATTCTATGGAAAACCCGGCCCCCTCCAGAAATGGCCTCTTCTTCCCCTCTCCGGAGCCGCAGCTCGCAAGGCAACGAAAAACACCTCCCCGGTTTCGCCATCGCAATCCCCTGGACCTGCCTGGCCGCGATCCTGCGGATAAGCCAGCCGCGCGCTGCCGCTGCTTCGAGAGAGCGTGCGGCGTCTACGGCTGCAGGTTTCTCTCACCCATCGAATTCGGCGGAAAGGGACCGGAGTTGCTTGCCTTGTCCTCATCTCGTCATTCGGACGACATGGATCATGGCATGTACGCCCTAAACACTTTGATATTTGATCTAGTTTTTGCAAGTTTCGCAGTCGATTGATGAGCGTCCGCTCCACCTGCAATGACCCGACTTTCAACCTCGCACAAGCACAGTACAATCCCGGTTTAGAAACCAGGGGGCAAAACCGTCAATTCAGACCACAAAGTCTCAGATTTTCCTTTCCATACCAAAACCAACCAACACCCAACgcattttattttctcatcctccTTTTTCGTTCTCTGTCCCTCTCATCCTCCCTCGCCTCACCTCCTTTCTATTTTCCCTTTTATTTCCTATTTTGTCCGTGGATTCCCATGGTCACCACAGTGAAGTCTCGCCGCCCGCCGCATGTATCCTTCCCCATgagcggccgccgccaccgctttTCGCCGGCGGCGACCACTTCTTTCTTCAGGCCCGCAcgctccatctcctcctctacCCGGCAAGTTCCTCTCCAACTCCCCTTCTTGCCTTCTTTGCTTTCTTGCTTCTTGCCATCCTGAGACGAGCATGGAACTGCTGCTTGCCTTCCCCACCCCACCCCTTATCTcttttgctgattttttttttcaagtatgACCCGTGCTTTAGCCGCTCTTAAAACACCAGTCTTTTTCCTAAGTTCTTGTGAATTTTTATCTTGAGGTTTTACTGGGTGCGATGCTGTCCAGTAGCACTTTGCCAGGCCGGCGATCAACTGTGcgtgttcttgattcgtttgTGATGTTTTGGGTTTCTTGCAGGGGGGCCTTGGTTGCGCTATGTTGCCTGTCCTTGGTCCTTGCTCTCTCCgtgtcggcggcggcggaggattGCGCCGAGGAGAGTGACGGCGACGGTCGCTATCTTGGCTTCCGGGATGCCTGTGCGGACCGGAGCTCCTTCTGCTTCTCGCCCTCGGTGGCTCAGACGCTGCTTGCAAACGAGGATAGCATCAAGGAGACCGATTTGGAGGTCTCAAGGGACTGGGGACCATCTCGGCCATTGGGCTTCCCGATGTCCGGCGGAGGCGTGGTAACTTGCTCTTCAGTTGACACGCTGATCACCCGGGCACGGAATGGGTTGGGGCGCGAGGGCGATGTGAGATACAATGTGCCGTCGTGCCAGGCGCCGCTTGTGCCTGACAATTGGATGCGAGCATCAAGCGGGGTACCGCTGGAGTTGGATGGTGCAGCCGCAGATGTCGACCAGAGTGTCCTTCACAGTTCCTTGTCCATGAATGTTGCAATAAACCCGCCGGTGCTGGATTGGGGTAGGAGTGACTTGTATGCTGCCTCCACAGCAACCTTGACCGTGGTGAATTTGAACAACGACAGCGCCCTGCATCTGTATGAACCATTCAGCACTGACCCCCAGTTCTATGTGTATGGTTATGAGAATCCGGAGCTGCAGCCTGGGGATAATGCATCGGTTACCTTCATTTTCTTGCCAACATCGTTGGGCTCTTCATCAGCGCATTTGGTGTTGCAGACAAATTTTGGGGGTTTTATTATACAGGCTAAGGGCATGGCTGTCAGTTCGCCCTATCAAATACTGCCATTGACAGGGATAGGTGTCGTAATAGGTGGACACCTAGAGAGGAACTTGTCGATATATAACCCTCATGATGATACTCTCTATGTCGAAGAAGTGGCTGTTTGGATGTCTTCATTGGAAAGCACAAGACAATCTTCTCACATAGTTTGTCAGCTAGACCCTTTTGATGGGCCATTAGAGCTAACTTCTTCGAGTAGCAACTGGTATACAGCAAGCAGTCCAGAATTTGGATGGCCAATGATCTATATCAGGCCCAGCGAACAATGGGAGGTGCATCCTTCAAAGAGCAGCACTGTTGTTGAGTTAAAACTGCAAGCTCTTTCTGAAGGCAAGGTGTTTGGTGCTATCTGCTTGAAACTGCGCAATTGCACAGCTGATCCAGTGGATACTATTGTGATACCTATTGAGCTAGAGGTGCATAAGCAAACGTACTACGATTCCAGCGGCTTGGTTGCTGTCACATTTGAGCGGGTATCTTCTTGTGGTGAAAGTGGTTCGATATTTTCGCTTTCTTTACGAAATGATGCATCCAAGTTACTGAGGATTGTAGGTGTTACTGAGGATAATAGAAATGGCCCAGTGATCTTTCAGGTTAAGTACCTGAGTGGATTGATACTCTTCCCTGATACGGTAACAGATATAGCTTTAATAAGACATACTTCAGTTCCAGAGGATATTTCATTTAACAGCTGCAATATAGTGGTCGAAACAAATAGTACCCTTGATAGTTCAATCACCATACCATGTGAAGATTTAGTGCATGCATCTCTTTCCCATACAACCAGTGCTGTTTTTGCTGAATCTGATGGATCATTTACTGGACCATTATATGAAGAAGAGATCTCTGCTAATGCAAGGACAAGATCTTTGAGCAGCATGCTACAGGTAGAAGGCTTGAATAATGtgaaggtattatttgcgtctTTTTTATGTTGAACTCTTGTTGCTTCAATAGATATGAAATGCTGTTTTATTAGCCGTACCTGTACTAGGAGTTACTTTTGCCCATTGAGGTGCTCAATGCTTCCTTAAGTGACATGTACCTAGTAGTAGTAGCACCTTGCCACACTTCATGCTGTTTCATTGGTTTTATCCACCCCAATACGttgtaatctcttcttttttttcttgtcaaTCTTACATAATTCATCGCATGTCACTTCCATGTTCCTATGATGTCCTCGTCTTATAGCAAGAAATTGCATGGTGTAGAATTGACTGTTTAAGTGGCTTCTAATGGGTGTGTTAGCTTCACTCATCGATAGTATGCTTCTATTTTGTTAAAGAAAAGATGTTGGATGCCGAGATCATAGTTCCCCTGAGTCATACAGTTATTTCGAAGGACAGAGTCAAGTATATGGATAATTGTGCTCCCTTAGAGAAGATAGTGTTCTTTTCAGCAACCGAGAGATCATTCTAGCTAGCTTGTCTGATGAATCTGCGCTTGATGTTTTAGATAAAATGTTCTGTAGTAACACCTACTTTTTTGGATGCAGTAAACTAGTAAGAGATGATCATGAGATTGATACCTACAACTATACCGAAGCAGAGTACCTTGTTAGTGACCTTTC
The nucleotide sequence above comes from Phragmites australis chromosome 4, lpPhrAust1.1, whole genome shotgun sequence. Encoded proteins:
- the LOC133916800 gene encoding uncharacterized protein LOC133916800, whose translation is MSVRSTCNDPTFNLAQAQYNPGLETRGQNRQFRPQSLRFSFPYQNQPTPNAFYFLILLFRSLSLSSSLASPPFYFPFYFLFCPWIPMVTTVKSRRPPHVSFPMSGRRHRFSPAATTSFFRPARSISSSTRGALVALCCLSLVLALSVSAAAEDCAEESDGDGRYLGFRDACADRSSFCFSPSVAQTLLANEDSIKETDLEVSRDWGPSRPLGFPMSGGGVVTCSSVDTLITRARNGLGREGDVRYNVPSCQAPLVPDNWMRASSGVPLELDGAAADVDQSVLHSSLSMNVAINPPVLDWGRSDLYAASTATLTVVNLNNDSALHLYEPFSTDPQFYVYGYENPELQPGDNASVTFIFLPTSLGSSSAHLVLQTNFGGFIIQAKGMAVSSPYQILPLTGIGVVIGGHLERNLSIYNPHDDTLYVEEVAVWMSSLESTRQSSHIVCQLDPFDGPLELTSSSSNWYTASSPEFGWPMIYIRPSEQWEVHPSKSSTVVELKLQALSEGKVFGAICLKLRNCTADPVDTIVIPIELEVHKQTYYDSSGLVAVTFERVSSCGESGSIFSLSLRNDASKLLRIVGVTEDNRNGPVIFQVKYLSGLILFPDTVTDIALIRHTSVPEDISFNSCNIVVETNSTLDSSITIPCEDLVHASLSHTTSAVFAESDGSFTGPLYEEEISANARTRSLSSMLQVEGLNNVKRMIMRTVKADDIILRQWRAHGTKDGISVLMDHELMFPVVQIGSQFSKWITIHNPSMDHAAMQLILNSEEMIDQCKTVNDACECAFSSRSPEIDSTETRFGFSLSDAAITEAYVGPWETALLGPVVFRPSNGCMWSSMVLIRNNLSGVEMLPLRAHGGRQSIVLLEGSEPVWKLEFNLGSHVQNKSTLSKSEVPSPLCRDQLSKEIHVKNSGDLPLQVTKVKISGADCGVDGFTVDNCKGFNLAPSESIRMLISFQADFSSAMVQRDLELTMSTGIFVIPMTANIPVCMLSQCRKSYLRSIHWKWLVLFFGAVTILVLIFVRNVPHSWSVGSQDYYTKIDDRKSSMNKTVKPPFLQHSNKKSRSIREHRRAEEALTEKYPASVLDSSKMTNDKNNPDEQLNTTSIVSVSPANPVEDKASRETPQTSENLTIRISRDRGKRRKRKVGGTGLAAKFEVSSSHSGNSTPSSPLSPSLTPKQGWTFSGAPSELKHESKLESGFDVEATTASTGTKHKKTWLQAAKDPPTPSATPGNTLPSAAVLTTAWRAPLLATSSPIALHARAPGSNLMKDKVLKRDEGAAPIKEFTYDIWGDHFPGTLLGRAREAAPRKMFDASEGASYSFFAREPQALMMKPSPAPPVSRGCGSPTSDVASGYGIK